The window AGCAACAAGATAAGAATTTTTCTCCTAATCATACAGCTCTTCAAAAAGATAAAGAAGCTTTATTTGCTCTTGTTAAGAAAGATGGCCTTGCTCTTAAGAGCGCTCGCTTAGAACTCCAAAAAGATAAAGATATCGTGCTGGCAGCCGTTAAGCAAAATGGCGAAGCACTTCAATATGCTAGCCGCGAACTGAAAGACAATAAAAACATTGTACTTGCTGCAGCCGAGCAAAATGGCTGGGCCCTTGAGTTTGCTAGCCCTAGGCTGCAGAATGATAAGGATGTCGTACTTACGGCTCTTCGCCAAAATGGCGGAGCCCTTCAATACGCCAGCTCCAAGCTTAAAGATGATCCCAAGATTGTACTTGCTGCTATTGAAGAAAACGGCTGGGCCCTTCAATACGCCAGCTCCAGGCTAAGAAAAAATAAAAAGATGATCATTGCTGCCATTCAGAACGAGGGCTGGACTCTTAAAGAGGCTAGCGAAGAGCTTAGGAACGATAAAGACATTGTGCTGGCTGCTGTTAAAAAAAGACCCCTAAGGCTTCGCTATGCGAGCGAAAAGCTTAAAAATGATAAGGATGTGGTGCTTGTCGCAGTTAAGCAAGATGGCTACGCTCTTGAATTTGCTAGCCCACAACTGCAAAATGATAAGGATGTCGTGCTTGCTGCTATCCAACAAAATGGCTGGGCCCTTCAATATGCTAGTCCCACACTTAAAGACAATCTAGATATTGTGCAGGCTGCTGTCCAACAGAATGGGTGGGCCCTTCAATATGCTAGTCCCGCACTTAAAGACAATCTAGATATTGTGCAGGCTGCTGTCCAACAGAATGGTTGGGCCCTTCAATATGCTAGCCCAAAGTTGCGCAATAGCGAGGAGCTTATTAAAGTAGCCAAGCTGACTAGGAAATAAACACCTTTAGTACTTATTTAAAAAGGCATATTTATCAAAGTTCGGCCGCCTAAAATCTCTTAAAACCATGGGGACAAGCAGGCCTACTTTCCCTTGCTTCACAAGCTTTCCTTAAAGGGAAATAAAATAAATTCTATAGGTTTTAAATAATTTTTTATTTAAAATTAATTTCTTTGTTAGACAACCAATTGATATGGAAGCTCCCATGAAAATCTATGATTTATCTCAAGCTTACCGTTCGATTGATAATGTTGCAGACTATATTCCTCTAGTTAGCACAGTGACTAATTTAGTTGATATTTTCCAAAAATGTATCCTTTTATCTTTTAAGCAAGAGCAAAAGTTTCCTAAGAACCCTTATCATGCTCACCTCAGACTTAAAAGTTTTAAACGATGTATAATTTTATTGATCCCTATCCTAGGGAATATAAGCGTAGGAATTTGGGATTTTACTTGCTCTAGAAGCAGTAACAAAAAGTCTATAACAACGAATGTTGAACGAAAGAGTTCAGCTCCCCAAAGCAGCAATAAAAAGGCGAAGAACAATAAAAAGCTGCTCCTTGCTATTGTCAAGCAAAATGGTTGGGCGCTCGAATATGTCAACAAACAGTTTAAAGATGATAAAGATATTGTACTCGCAGCTGTCAAGCAAAAAGGCATGGCCCTTCAATATGCTAGTGAAAACCTCAAAAACAATAAAAGCGTGGTGCTTGCCGCCGTTCAGCAAGATGGCTGGGCACTTGAGCATGCTAGCAAAGAGCTTCAACATGATAAGCAAGTGGTCTTGGCTGCCGTCCGGCAACATGGCTCGACGCTCCAAGAAGTTAGCGAGGAGTTTAAAAATAATAAGGAGATCGTGATTGCCGCCGTTCAGCAGAACGGCTGGGCCCTGCAGTATGCTAGTGAAAAACTTAAAGATAATAAAGAAATTGTACTTGAAGCTGTGCGCCAGAATGGCTGGGCCCTACAGTACGCTAGCGAAAAGCTTAAAAACAATGAGGATGTCGTGCTTGCTGCCCTTGAGCAAAATGGCTTAGCCCTTGAGTATATTGGCCCCCTTTTAAAGGAGAATGAGAATGTTGTGCTTGTTGCTCTTAAGCAAAATGGTTTGGCCCTTGAGTATGCTAGCCAAATTTTTAAAAGTGCTGAGCATATTGTGCTTTCAGCTGTTCAGCAAAATGGTAAAGCACTCCGGTATGCCAGTTATGAACTTCAAAAAAACAAGAAGCTTATCAATCTTGCTAAAAGCAGAAGCTCTCCTCTGATCCCTTAGCTTCCTTTTAAAATCCTTTAGAACTTTCAATGGAAATAGAAGATTTTTAAACAAGATATTTATCGCTTTGGAAAAGCTTCTGCAACCTTAAAATAAACAACTTGGAAACTTTAATCTCTATTTTTAGCTCTTATCATTGAGTGTAAATTAAAAGATTGCTTAAGGCAACGAACAAAAGTAGGCAGGGTAATCCAAATAAAGAACTTAAGAGAAGGGAGAGGAGGCGCGATTCATCTATTGCAAGATGGAGTAAAAAAAGTTATAGTTAGCTATCGCAAGGTAATAAATCTTTATTTTTATGAAAGAGCTTTCTAGCCCTCAGCATCCTTTAGTTAAACATTTAGTCAAGCTACGTCAAAATCATGATTATCGCTGGCATCATCAAGCCTTTGTGCTTGAAGGGATCAAATTAATCGCTGAGGCCAATTCTTTGCTTACTTTCAAAACTATCTTAGCTTCTTCTCTCCATCTTTTACCTAAAAATGTGCAAGCCGAAAAAATTATTTTAGCGACTCCTGCGCTTATTCAAAAAGTATCAGGCCTTCAATCTTCTGAAGGCATTTTAGCTGAAGCTCCTATGCCTAAATTCTCTAATCTTTATGGAAAAAAATACCTCTTGGCTTTGGATCGTGTCAATGATCCGGGCAATCTAGGTACCATTATTCGCTCGGCCCTAGCTTTAGGATGGGAAGGCATTTTTTTACTTGAGGGAACTTGCGATCCTTTTAATGAAAAAGCCCTGCGTGCTTCTCGCGGAGCTGTATTTAAAATTCCTATGCGTCAAGGTACTTGGAAAGACTTACAAGAGATTATTAAAGTAAACAACCTACAAGGTTTAGTTGCCGATATTAATGGAGTTCCTTTTGAGCAGGTAAAGCCTTCGGCAGGAGTCCTTTTAGTTTTAAGCAATGAAGCTCAAGGACCTTCTCAGGAAGCTTTTTCTATAGGTTCATCGATCACTATTCCTATGTCTGGAGAAATGGAATCTCTTAATGTTTCAGTAGCAGCAGGGCTCTTACTTTATAATTTGCGCCAAAAGAGGGAGCCTTTATGAAACATCCTAAAAAAGATCAGCTACCGCGTATGCCTCAAAAATGGGTGGGCTGTGATCTTGAAGCCGATTATTATAAAGATGATCGGAAAAATTCACGGAAAGAGCGTAAGCTAGCCTCTGCAAAAGATCGCTCTAAATATAAAAAAACAGATAGAGATAAATGGCAAAAAAATAAGGAACTCCATCAAAATATCAAACTTGCCAAAGAAGATTTACTACGGGGTAGGGTTCTATCTATTACTCCCCAAGGAATTATGGTAGAGCATGAGCATGCAATCTATGCCTGTTCTATGCGTGGACTGTTGAAAAAAGAAAAAACACAATTTAAAAATCTTGTTACCGTAGGAGACTTGGTATTATTTCAAAAAACAGATGCTCAAGAAGGCCTTATCGCGCATGTTGAAGAACGTTATTCTGTTCTATCACGCGCTGACAATCTTTCAAGGCGCCAAGAGCAATTAATCGCTGCTAACATAGATCAGGTATTAATTACTGTTTCCGTTGTCAATCCACCTCTTAAGCCTTTTCTTGTCGATCGTTACATTATAGCCGCACGTAAAGGTGGTATGGAACCTATAATAGTCGTCAACAAGATTGATTTACTCGATCATCCAGCTACACCCTTGGCTGAACAAGAGCTTTATAAAGATTTTCTGCATGCTTATAAAGTCGCGCAGATTCATGTCATACCTGTTAGTATTGTTACCGAGCAAGGATTAGATCAACTAAAAAGCATAATGAAAAATAAAGCCTCAGTTTTTTCAGGGCAATCAGGAGTAGGTAAATCCTCTCTTATTAATGCCATTACAGGCCTCAATTTTAAAGTAGGAAAAGTAGTTGAAAAGACTAAGAAAGGTTCTCATACTACTACTATGGCAAAGCTTATTTCCTTAGAATTTGGTGGCTGGTGTATAGATACTCCGGGAATTAAAAGTTTTGGTTTATGGGATCTTAATAAAGAAGAAGTCGAGCAATACTTTCCTGAAATTGAAGAAATTGGACAACAGTGCAAGTTCCCCAATTGTTCTCATACCCATGAAAAAGAATGTGCTGTAATTGCAGCCGTAGAAAACGAAAAGCTTTCCCCCTTGCGGTTTGCTTCTTATCAGTATTTGCTAGAAGCTCTATCGCAAGAGCACTTGCGCCGTTAGCTTTTCCTTGTTTTCGTATGCAAATAAATTCTAAAAGATTTACCAGTAATTGCAGGCCTTTCTTTTCTTACGGTCATCACCCTGCCTTCTTGCCGATGGTAAAGAAATTCTGCCCCGACCTTCGTAGCTGCCTCTTAGCTGTTCTTGATTTAAAAGCCCTTTTTTTGATAGATACGGTTTAGGAAGAGTCTGCTTAGCAGCGTATAATTAGGCATTTGAGAGCAAGCAATTTTAAAATTTTATCCCTCAAGAAGAGTTACTTGATAAGAAACCGCCTAGATTATATCTTAAAAAAAATTAACTCGAAGGTAAAAGCATGTCCTATATTCGCTCAGTAAAAGCTATAGAAATTTTAGATTCGCGCGGTAATCCTACCCTTAAAGTCATGATTACTACCGATCGCGATATTAGCGTCGAAGCTTCAGTACCTTCAGGAGCATCGACAGGTCAGCATGAAGCCTTAGAGCTTAGAGATGGGGATAACAGACGTTTTGCAGGCAAAGGTGTGCAAAAAGCCATCACGCATGTTAATGGGCCTCTCGCTCAAATTCTAGTAGGAGAACATGTCTTTGATCAGGCTCGTCTAGATCGCCTGATGATCACCAGTGATGGTTGTGAGAATAAAAGCCGTTTTGGAGCCAATGCAATTTTAGGAACATCTTTAGCCTTAGCGCGAGCAGGAGCCCTTAATGCTAAACTTCCCTTATATCGCTACATCGGTGGAGCTCATACCCATATTCTTCCTTGCCCCATGATTAACATTCTCAATGGCGGAGCTCATGCTGATAATCTGCTTGATTTTCAAGAATTTATGATTCGACCTACCGGAGCTCCTTCCTTTCATGAAGCTGTACGGTGGGGAGCAGAAATTTTTCATACTTTAAAAGGGATACTTAAAGAAGAAGGCCATGTTACAGCGGTAGGTGATGAAGGAGGCTTTGCTCCTAATCTAGAGTCTAATGAGATTGCTTTAGAACTGATAGTCTCAGCCATCGAAAAAGCAGGATACCGTCCTGGCATCGATGTATCGTTAGCCTTAGATTGTGCAGCTTCTGAGTTCTATGATGAATCTACGGGTCTTTATAAAGAGAAAAAGAAACAAAAAAGAAAAAGACCCTTTGTGGAACGAACTGCCGAAGAAGTCGTAGATTATTTAGAAAATTTGGTGAAGAAGTTCCCTATCGATTCAATTGAAGATGGACTGGCCGAAAATGATTGGCTTGGTTGGCAGCAGCTTACTAAAAAATTAGGACATCAAGTCCAGCTAGTAGGGGATGACATTTTTGTGACTAATCCTAAATTTCTGTCGCGGGGTTTTGACTTAAACGTTGCTAACTCCATTTTGATTAAACCCAACCAGATTGGCACATTAACTGAGACGCTAGAAACTATTCGCTTAGCGCAGAGCCATAGCTATGCTGCTATTATTTCTCATCGTTCGGGTGAAACTGAAGACAGCATAATTGCCGATATAGCCGTGGCTACAAATGCGGGGCAAATTAAAACAGGCTCTCTTTCTCGTACAGACCGGGTCGCCAAATATAATCGTTTACTCAATATTGAAGATGGTCTTAAAAGTGTCTGCCGCTATTGGGATAGTAACCTTTATAAATGTGGGACAGGTTTTTCCTCTTCCTCATTTTCCTAAGAAAGGGGCCTTGAAGTTAAACAAGGATTAACCCCTTGATAAATTATTTCCTAAACAAGCTAGTTAAGTATCTTTTCTTAAAACATGCAAGAGCACCTAGAGGCTTTTGCATAAATCAATGCTTGCTATGGATATTAATACTAAAAGCTACTTATGCCACCAAGCGTTCGAGAATTAAAGAGCAACATTGAAGCGTTAGGGCCAGTAGGTTTATCCATAATACAGGTCAGAGATCAAAGAATTTAGCAAAATTTTTCCTTGTCCCCTGCTTAATATTTTCATCCTCCACCCATCTTTAGCCCACAAGTTAGCTATTCTAGCTTTATAATTTTTTATCGGTAGGGTTTAAAAATTTGAAGCAAAATTTTATAGAAAAAACAATAAATTATGAATTATCTTAAATTATCTACCATTAGATTAGCTTCTTCTTCATCGATCAAAACAAATTGATGGAGATCTTGCTTATAATAGTAGACATCCGCTTGTGCGATATCAAACCACCATCCATGCACTCGAAGCTGCTTTTTTTCCAGGCGTTCTTGAATGAAAGGATAGCTGATAACATGTTGCATTTGTTGAAGCACATTAATTTGAGAGATTTGGTTATGCTCGGATAAAGAAGGGTTAAGGCTAATTCCTTCTCTCACTTTATTTAAAGCTTCTTCTCCATGCTTTAGCCAGGAACCAAGATGGGGGCAAGTATGGCCATCGACTCCTCGGGCTAGAGCTTGCATAGCTCCACATTCAGAATGACCACAAACAATAATATCAGAAACGTTAAGAGAAAATGTAGAAAACTCTAATACTGCCGAAGCACTGCTATCGCAAAGTGAGGAAGAAGCTGGGGGTATTAAATTTCCAATATTTCTTAACACAAATATATTTCCCGGATGAGTAGAAGCAAAAAGACTGGGCATTAGGCGACTATCAGAGCATGCAATAAAAAGTGCTTCTGGCTTTTGCCCGAGGGCCAACCGAGCAAAAAGAGCGCGCCCCTCCTCGCTAAGGTTCTTTTTAAAATGCGCAATTTCTTGAATGAGTTTTTTCATATTTTGTAAACACTTGTTAATTAAGTTAAATGTATATTGTATATGCTGCCATTCGATCTATCCTCTCACAATGCCCGACCATGCTAGCTGGCAATCAAACTTTTAAACGTGGCCCCTACTTAATTTTTGCTAGGTCTTTAGCATTTTCCCTTCTTTTTTCTTATATATTGCATAAAAGAACATATGGTGAAAGGATTTTTGCATGCTGTCGTTGATTGATTTCTTAGAGAAAAGAAGAATAAAATAAATTTTAATTATTCACTATTTATTTACAAATGTTTACAGGCATTTTGCAGGAAAGCACATCTAAAAAACTTTATTTATCCTCAGAAAAATTTTCAAAAAAAGTGTTTGGTAATCCATTAAAGGAAAGGGTAAAAAAAACACCCCTGCGTAAGAAAAAAACCCAAAAGATAAAAGATCAAGAGCTTACAAAGGTTAAATGGCTAGATATGAACCTTAAAAATATTAAATGAAAACCTAAAAATCTGTTGACTAGGAGCTCAAGCAAATTATTAAGCTTCATAACTAAGCAAGGGAATGATCAAGATCATTGCCTTTAATTAAAACACTATAAATCAATCCCAGCGCTACACTTACTAGTTAAACATGTATCACGCGCTGTAATTTTTAAAGGGGGGTAAAGTAGTGCTCGAGGCCTTCGCTAGTAGGCTTCATTGTCCTACTACCTTTTTGCCAATTAGCAGGACAAACTTCGCCATTCTCTTCAATAAAGACTAAGGCATCTAGCATCCGCAGAACTTCTTCGACATTGCGGCCTAGTGGCAAATCATTGACAACCTGATGACGTACAATACCTTTTTTATCTATAATAAAAAGCCCTCGATAAGCAATACCTTCATGCTGAATAAGTACGTCATAATCGCAGGCAATACAACGGTTCATATCAGACACAATGGGATAAGTTAGGCCCTGAATGCCTCCTTTTGATTTAGGAGTATTTAGCCAAGCCGCATGGCAATAGGGACTATCTACCGAGCAAGCAACCAACTGAGTATCCCTTTTTTCAAACTCTTTTATTTTTTCTTGAAAGGCATGTAATTCTGTAGGACACACAAAAGTAAAGTCTAAAGGATAGAAGAAAAAAACGACATTTTTACCTAAAAAATCAACCAATGAGAAATTGTTGATAATTCGCCCTTCTACAACCGCTTTTGCCCTAAATTCGGGGGCTTGCTTACCCACTAACACACCCATCGTAAACTCCTTTTTTTATCTTTATCCTTAATTTCCAAAAAACTCTTCGGCCTTCTCTAGCCATTCTTCTGCACCTATCGTCGTGGCCTCTCCATGGCCTGGAAATACACGTGTATCCGGTGGTAGCTTGGCAAGCTTTGACAAGGAATCCCACATAAGGGAAGGTCGTGCCGTGGGAAAAGATAAATTGCCAATCGTACCTTTAAATAAAGTATCCCCTGAGAATAACAGCTGCTCTTCTTGACTATAAAAACAAACACCACCAGGAGTATGACCAGGAGTTTCGATGACTTCAAAAGTAACATTCCCTACAGCAACCTTCTCACCCGCTTTCACATAATGCTCAGGTTCAGTCCCCTCTATATCAATCCAACATGGCAAGCCATCACTTCCAGGATTTTCTACATTTTTTGCATCCAATAAATGGACATAAACAGGAATCTTATATTTATTTTTAAGGGGCGCCACATCAGCAATATGATCCCAGTGTGAATGAGTTAAAAGGATTTTGGAAGTAAGTAAGTGATTTTTAGTGAGATAATCTATAATTGCCGATGCGCTTCCTGGAGCAGGATCGATGATTGCTGCTTGCAAAGTGGCAGGGCAGCTAATGACATAAGCATTCGTTTGAAAAGGACCTGATACAATTGTATGGATAATCATTGCACCGGAGAGGATTTGAACCTCTAACCGCCCGGTTCGTAGCCGGGTACTCTATCCGATTGAGCTACCGGTGCAGAATGTAGCGCTATATTGCCTTACTCTCTGTATTTTAAGCAAGCTTAAAAAGATCAAGAAAGCTTAAAACTTATTTGGTAATCTCTGTTTCTTTTTCTTTGCCTATTAATCTCAGTCTTTAACGATCCAAGCAGTTAATGCAAAATAACTTATTTACTATGTGAGCATAGATTTTGATCGAAGTCCAGTCAGCCACTTTCTTGCAGAAATTAAGCCAAAAGATTGGCAGAGTTTATCGGCAGGAAAAGGAGCGAAAGGCGAACGTTATTATCATTGGTATCGTCTAGAAGTCAATTCAGATAGCCCTGAAGGGCGGACACGTTGGCTTTTATTAAGACGTAACATGAAAGACCCTCGCGATGTAGCTTATTATATAGCTTGTTGTCTCAATAATGTTACTTTACAAGATATGGTCAAAGCTGCAGGAAGCCGTTGGACGATCGAGGAATGCTTTGAAGCTTCTAAAGGAGAAATTGGACTTGACCACTATGAGGTGAGAAGCTATACAGGTTGGTATCGACACATGACGCTTTGTTTATTAGCTTTAACTTTCCTTTCGGGCTTGCGCGATGCTTTCAATCTACTAGAGAAGAAAAAAAAAGCTCGTCGGCTTCATATGAAGAAGTTTCTAAAAGTACGGAATTTAATTTGATTAGATATACCTTACAAGAAGCTAGGCGTCTAGCGTGATATATGTAGACACCTCTATCAAGCAATGCTGGAGCTATTGGTTAGAATGGTCTAATTGGCGTCGTAAGCATCAAGCGAGTGCTTGTTATTACCATTATCAAAAGTAAAGGAAGCTATGTTTATATTTACCACTGTAGTATTAAAAGCGATTTCCATCAGTTCTAAGAACACTAAGTTGAGGAAGCTGCCGGATTTCCGCAGGAATAGCGGCTAGCCGGTTGCTTCTTAAGTCAAGCATTTCCAACTGAGAAAGCTGCCCAATTTCCGCAGGGATAGTGGTTAGCTGGTTGTCGTTTAAGTAAAGCCATTGCAGCTGAGAAAGCTGCCCTATCTCAGCAGGCAGAGCGGTTAGCTGGTTGTTGAATAAATAAAGCCATTTCATCTTAGAAAGCTGCCCTATCTCAGCAGGCAGAGCGGTTAGCTGGTTGTTGTATAAGTTAAGCGTTCCCACCTGAGTAAGCTGCCCTATCTCAGCAGGCAGAGCGGTTAGCTGGTTGTTGTATAAGTCAAGCGTTCCCAGCTGAGTAAGCTGCCCTATCTCAGCAGGCAGAGCGGTTAGCTGGTTGTTGTATAAGTTAAGCATTTCCAGCTGAGTAAGCTGCCCTATTTCTGCAGGGATAGTGGTTAGCTGGTTGCCGTTTAAGTAAAGCCATTTCATCTTAGAAAGCTGCCCAATTTCCGCAGGGATAGTGGTTAGCTGGTTGTCGTTTAAGTAAAGCCATTGCAGCTGAGAGAGCTGCCCTATTTCTGGTGGTAAAGAGGTCAAGCCTAACCCATCTAGGCGCAGGAAAGTGATCTCCTTACCATGCTCTTCTATCCACTGCGCTAACAGCTCTGCTTTTTTCTTTAAAGGTAAAGCTTGCATCTGCGGTTGGTTTAAATATTCTGTTCCTCCTGGTAACTTTTGCCAGAGTAAGAGGCGGTTAATATTTAGCAGATAGGAGGAGTAATTAGAAAGGGTAAAAGCCTTGCTTTCTTTTGAGTCCTCTTCAAATTCTAAAGGAGAAAGAGAGACGGCTAAGGTAAAGAGCTTTTGAAAGATATAGGGAACTTTTTCTTCAATAGGAAGAGTAGGCTCAATTTCATAAATCTTATCCAAAATAGGGGCTTGTTTTATAAAATCCCCATTCCCTTCAGGAAAATGAACTTGGATGATTGCGTTATAAAGCGAGGCCATGGAAATAGATCTGACGGATAGAGGAGAGAGAGGTTGAATTTCTCTAGACGAGGTTGAAGAAGAGGTGGAAATAGAAGATTGAGGAGCGGTTGGGGAAAGAGAGGAAGAACTTTGGTGGATATTCTGCAGTTTTTCAAGGGCAAATTGCCTAATCCTTTTATTCTCTCCTAATAATTTTTCCGTCCATTTATAGCTTGTCTTATCTTTCTCGGTCAGTTCTTCGCTGTCCTGGCTCATTAACTCTTCCAATTGATTCTCTAGCATTTTCTTTAAGGTTGAATGCTCTTGAATGGAAGGTTCTTCTAAAAGATTGAATAAGAGCTCAGTGTAGCGCTCTTTAGAAGAATCTGCAGAAGGAAGGCTTTTTTCTTTGCCTTTTTCTTTATCAGAAAAAATGAGAGGAAGCGGCTGTGAGGATGAAGAAGCCTCTGAAGAGCGTTTAAGGCAAAATTCAAGATAGGCTTGGGCTTTTTCATACGTAGGAGTTAATTGCAAAGCTTGCAGTAAAGCTTCTATAGCAGTGGCATGGTCTCCTTTTTCAGCAAGTTCTTTACCACGTAAGAAATGTCCTACAGCTTCCTCACTAGGCTCATGCCTAATTTCTTCTAATGGATGGGATTCAGCTGTTTCAGCCAGGTGCCTGACCGTGTAGTTAGGTGCATGCCTTTCAATAAGCGTTCTATCTAGGGGACAAAGTTTATTGCGTGCTAAGCATTGGATGACGGTATCTTCGTTAAAGGTATGGCCACAAGGAAACAAAGTAACCGCTCGAGTCATCAGCTCTCCTGAGACGGGATCTTCTATATTCTCTGAAACTGTAGTACGAAAAGTTACCTGGGTGCTAGAAGTAGAATCTGACGGCATCATATAAAAGCTCCTTAAAGTTTTATGGTAAGCTATTACCTTATGGGGCAGATGTAGCCTGCTTTTTAAAGAACTAGTCCTTACCTTTTTGTCAGAAAATTACTCTTTTTCTTCTTTATTAAGCAATTTTTATTTTAATAAAAAAGGGAGAGCCGTCTATGTTTTATAGAAGCTTGAGCAGTTTGTCTTATTCCTTTTTCAATTTTTATCTTATCTTCTCATACGTTGGTGAGTTTAGACCGAACTGATTATCATGGTTGTAGAAAGCTTAGGAGGTCTACAAAGGCTCGCTTTCTCTTCCTCCTCTCCTTATCGTCCCAACGCTTAAGCCACTTGAAAGCTTAGAGTATCATATCCGCAGCCATTTTCGGTCTAATTGCATCTATCGATAAACTACAAAAGGGCGCATTTAGTTCTTAGAAAAAAGTTTACCTAAAAAGAGGGGTAAGCATGAAAATAATTTTTAATAAGCAGCCTATTTTCCAGTTTAAAAATATTTTATGCTTGCCACGGCTCTTTTTTAAAAAAACACCTTTATTCACTTTAAGAGACACCCTTTAAAAACGATTTCTCTCAGTTCTAAGAACACGAAGTTGAGGAAGCTGCCCGATTTCCGCAGGAATAGCGGTTAGCTGGTTGTTGTTTAAGTCAAGGCATTCCAGCTTAGTAAGCTGCCCGATTGCCGCAGGAATAGCGGTTAGCTGGTTGCTGCTTAAGTCAAGCCACCTCAGCTGAGAAAGCTGCCAGATTGCCGCAGGAATAACTGTTAGATGGCTGTTGCTTAAATTAAGCCTTTGTAACCTAGTAAGCAGCCACATCTCCTTAGGAATAGCGGTTAGCTGGTTGCGGCTTAAATTAAGCTCTTGTAACCTAGTAAGCTGCCCAATTTCAGCAGGAATAGCGGTTAGCTGGTTACCGAACAACGAAAGGACCTGCAGCTTAGACAGCTGCCCTATCTCTGCAGGAAGGCTGGTGAGCTGGTTGCGGCTTAAATTAAGCCCTTGTAACCTAGTAAGCAGCCACATCTCCTTAGGAATAGCGGTTAGCTGGTTGTTGCTTAAGTAAAGCGCTTTCAGCTGAGAAAGTTGTCCGATGCCTGCAGGAATAGCGGTAAGTTGGTTGTCGCTTAAGTGAAGTGTTTTCAGCTGAGAAAGCTGCCAGATTTCCGCAGGAATAACGGTTAGCTGGTTGTGGAATAAGTAAAGCTGTTGCAACTGAGAAAGCTGCCCGATCTCCTCTGGAATAGCAGTTAACTGGTTGAAGCTTAAGTCAAGCGTTTCCAGCTTAGTAAGCTGTCCTGGCGGCAAAAAGTTTAATCCTAAAGAACTTAAAATTAAGTAAGTAATAGTTTTGCCGTTCTCTTCTATCCACCGTGTTAACAACTCTCCTTTTTTCTTTAAAGGTAAAGCTTTTATCTGTGGTTGATCTAAATATTCTGTTCCACCTGGTAACTTTTGCCATAGTAAGAGGCGATTAATATTGAGCAGATAAGAGGAATAATTAGAAAGGGTAAAAGCCTTGCTTTCTTTTGAGTCCTTTTCACATCCTAATGGAGAAAGGGAAGCGGCTAAGGTAAAGAGCTTTTGAAAGATATAGGGTATTTTTTCTTCAACCGAAAGATTAAGATTAGGCTCAATTTCATAAATCTTATCCAAAATACGGGCTTGTTCTATAAAATCCCTATTCCCTTCAGGAAAATGAACTTGGATGATTGCATTGTAAAGCGAGGT is drawn from Neochlamydia sp. AcF84 and contains these coding sequences:
- a CDS encoding peroxiredoxin; the encoded protein is MGVLVGKQAPEFRAKAVVEGRIINNFSLVDFLGKNVVFFFYPLDFTFVCPTELHAFQEKIKEFEKRDTQLVACSVDSPYCHAAWLNTPKSKGGIQGLTYPIVSDMNRCIACDYDVLIQHEGIAYRGLFIIDKKGIVRHQVVNDLPLGRNVEEVLRMLDALVFIEENGEVCPANWQKGSRTMKPTSEGLEHYFTPL
- a CDS encoding DUF4116 domain-containing protein, which encodes MGISNLSQACSRIDNISDYIPVVSTVTNLVDLFQKCIIATFISKESLIKSHYYSHLSRKSFGRCITLLIPVLGNLTIGIIDFLHRNDANKKQQDKNFSPNHTALQKDKEALFALVKKDGLALKSARLELQKDKDIVLAAVKQNGEALQYASRELKDNKNIVLAAAEQNGWALEFASPRLQNDKDVVLTALRQNGGALQYASSKLKDDPKIVLAAIEENGWALQYASSRLRKNKKMIIAAIQNEGWTLKEASEELRNDKDIVLAAVKKRPLRLRYASEKLKNDKDVVLVAVKQDGYALEFASPQLQNDKDVVLAAIQQNGWALQYASPTLKDNLDIVQAAVQQNGWALQYASPALKDNLDIVQAAVQQNGWALQYASPKLRNSEELIKVAKLTRK
- a CDS encoding DUF4116 domain-containing protein, with the translated sequence MKIYDLSQAYRSIDNVADYIPLVSTVTNLVDIFQKCILLSFKQEQKFPKNPYHAHLRLKSFKRCIILLIPILGNISVGIWDFTCSRSSNKKSITTNVERKSSAPQSSNKKAKNNKKLLLAIVKQNGWALEYVNKQFKDDKDIVLAAVKQKGMALQYASENLKNNKSVVLAAVQQDGWALEHASKELQHDKQVVLAAVRQHGSTLQEVSEEFKNNKEIVIAAVQQNGWALQYASEKLKDNKEIVLEAVRQNGWALQYASEKLKNNEDVVLAALEQNGLALEYIGPLLKENENVVLVALKQNGLALEYASQIFKSAEHIVLSAVQQNGKALRYASYELQKNKKLINLAKSRSSPLIP
- a CDS encoding carbonic anhydrase — encoded protein: MKKLIQEIAHFKKNLSEEGRALFARLALGQKPEALFIACSDSRLMPSLFASTHPGNIFVLRNIGNLIPPASSSLCDSSASAVLEFSTFSLNVSDIIVCGHSECGAMQALARGVDGHTCPHLGSWLKHGEEALNKVREGISLNPSLSEHNQISQINVLQQMQHVISYPFIQERLEKKQLRVHGWWFDIAQADVYYYKQDLHQFVLIDEEEANLMVDNLR
- the rsgA gene encoding ribosome small subunit-dependent GTPase A; the protein is MKHPKKDQLPRMPQKWVGCDLEADYYKDDRKNSRKERKLASAKDRSKYKKTDRDKWQKNKELHQNIKLAKEDLLRGRVLSITPQGIMVEHEHAIYACSMRGLLKKEKTQFKNLVTVGDLVLFQKTDAQEGLIAHVEERYSVLSRADNLSRRQEQLIAANIDQVLITVSVVNPPLKPFLVDRYIIAARKGGMEPIIVVNKIDLLDHPATPLAEQELYKDFLHAYKVAQIHVIPVSIVTEQGLDQLKSIMKNKASVFSGQSGVGKSSLINAITGLNFKVGKVVEKTKKGSHTTTMAKLISLEFGGWCIDTPGIKSFGLWDLNKEEVEQYFPEIEEIGQQCKFPNCSHTHEKECAVIAAVENEKLSPLRFASYQYLLEALSQEHLRR
- the eno gene encoding phosphopyruvate hydratase; its protein translation is MSYIRSVKAIEILDSRGNPTLKVMITTDRDISVEASVPSGASTGQHEALELRDGDNRRFAGKGVQKAITHVNGPLAQILVGEHVFDQARLDRLMITSDGCENKSRFGANAILGTSLALARAGALNAKLPLYRYIGGAHTHILPCPMINILNGGAHADNLLDFQEFMIRPTGAPSFHEAVRWGAEIFHTLKGILKEEGHVTAVGDEGGFAPNLESNEIALELIVSAIEKAGYRPGIDVSLALDCAASEFYDESTGLYKEKKKQKRKRPFVERTAEEVVDYLENLVKKFPIDSIEDGLAENDWLGWQQLTKKLGHQVQLVGDDIFVTNPKFLSRGFDLNVANSILIKPNQIGTLTETLETIRLAQSHSYAAIISHRSGETEDSIIADIAVATNAGQIKTGSLSRTDRVAKYNRLLNIEDGLKSVCRYWDSNLYKCGTGFSSSSFS
- a CDS encoding RNA methyltransferase, which produces MKELSSPQHPLVKHLVKLRQNHDYRWHHQAFVLEGIKLIAEANSLLTFKTILASSLHLLPKNVQAEKIILATPALIQKVSGLQSSEGILAEAPMPKFSNLYGKKYLLALDRVNDPGNLGTIIRSALALGWEGIFLLEGTCDPFNEKALRASRGAVFKIPMRQGTWKDLQEIIKVNNLQGLVADINGVPFEQVKPSAGVLLVLSNEAQGPSQEAFSIGSSITIPMSGEMESLNVSVAAGLLLYNLRQKREPL